From the genome of Vigna angularis cultivar LongXiaoDou No.4 chromosome 11, ASM1680809v1, whole genome shotgun sequence, one region includes:
- the LOC108333577 gene encoding gibberellin 2-beta-dioxygenase 8 — MDYEPPFLETYKSLVQKHLGDSRNNNDYCSSTVERCDIPLIDLGRLSVEREECMREIAEAAREWGFFQVVNHGIPQELLKSMQIDQKKVFYQPFVNKSTQQAIFSTLSAKAYRWGNPFATNLRQLSWSEALHFYVTDISKMDQHETLRSNLEGFATSMFSLAQSLSEILACKLNAKSNYFREHCWPKSSFIRLNRYPPCPISKMHGLIPHCDTSFLTIVHQDHVGGLQLMKDGKWVAVKPNPHALVVNIGDLFQAWSNGVYKSIKHRVVAAESAERFSMAFFYCPLEEAVIKSHMRPTVYRKFTFKEYKEQTEKDIKQTGGKVGLSRFLL; from the exons ATGGATTATGAACCACCATTCCTTGAGACCTACAAGAGCCTTGTGCAGAAACACCTAGGGGATTCAAGGAATAATAATGACTACTGCAGCTCTACAGTAGAGAGATGTGATATACCTTTGATCGACCTTGGGAGGTTAAGTGTTGAGAGAGAGGAATGCATGAGAGAAATTGCAGAAGCTGCAAGAGAATGGGGTTTCTTTCAAGTTGTGAATCATGGTATTCCACAGGAGCTGCTCAAGAGCATGCAGATTGACCAAAAGAAAGTGTTCTATCAACCTTTTGTGAACAAGTCAACACAGCAAGCTATTTTCTCTACCTTATCTGCCAAAGCTTATAGGTGGGGGAATCCATTTGCCACCAATCTCAGACAACTGTCATGGTCAGAAGCCCTTCACTTTTATGTCACTGACATCTCAAAGATGGACCAACATGAAACTCTCAG ATCAAACCTTGAAGGTTTTGCAACAAGCATGTTCTCCCTTGCACAGAGCTTGTCTGAAATACTAGCCTGCAAATTGAATGCGAAATCGAACTATTTTCGAGAGCATTGCTGGCCAAAGAGTTCATTCATTCGATTGAATAGATATCCTCCATGCCCTATATCAAAGATGCATGGCTTGATACCTCACTGTGACACTAGTTTTCTCACCATCGTACATCAAGACCATGTTGGGGGATTGCAATTGATGAAAGATGGAAAATGGGTTGCTGTTAAGCCTAATCCACATGCTCTGGTCGTTAACATTGGTGACTTGTTTCAG GCCTGGAGCAATGGTGTTTATAAAAGCATAAAACACAGAGTAGTTGCTGCAGAGAGTGCTGAGAGGTTTTCTATGGCATTTTTCTATTGTCCCTTGGAGGAAGCAGTTATAAAAAGCCACATGAGGCCAACTGTGTACAGAAAATTCACTTTTAAGGAGTATAAAGAACAGACTGAGAAAGATATTAAGCAAACTGGGGGAAAAGTGGGGCTCTCCAGATTTCTTCTGTAg